The Setaria italica strain Yugu1 chromosome IX, Setaria_italica_v2.0, whole genome shotgun sequence genome has a window encoding:
- the LOC101754319 gene encoding haloacid dehalogenase-like hydrolase domain-containing protein Sgpp isoform X2: MLSPRAPAPLPRRRLLSISAPSPGRIGIGNSDGISFSRGEEKKRRRISWTRSAATPADMATDSALTKLAPLEAILFDIDGTLCDSDPIHFCAFRELLQQIGFNGGVPITEEFYSANISGGHNDHLARSLFPDMDHEKAMQFMDDKEALFRKLAPGQLKAVDGLHDLCKWIEGRNLKRAAVTNAPRANAELMLSLLGLADFFPVLIIGSECDRAKPFPDPYLKALELIGASPDHTFIFEDSASGIRAGVAAGVPVVGLTTRNPGKALNDAGASLLIKDFQDPKLLSMLEELKPATANGRV; the protein is encoded by the exons ATGCTGTCTCCGCGTGCACCTGcccctcttcctcgccgccgcctcctctctaTATCAGCGCCGTCTCCAGGCAGAATCGGCATCGGCAACAGCGACGGTATCAGCTTCAGCagaggggaggagaagaagcGCCGCCGCATTTCTTGGACGAGGAGCGCGGCTACTCCGGCGGACATGGCGACCGACAG CGCCCTGACGAAGCTGGCGCCGCTGGAAGCCATCCTCTTCGACATCGACGGCACCCTCTGCGACTCCGACCCCATCCACTTCTGCGCCTTCCGCGAGCTCCTGCAGCAG ATCGGTTTCAACGGCGGTGTTCCCATCACCGAGGAGTTCTACAGCGCCAACATCAGCGGGGGCCACAATGACCACCTCGCCCGATCTCTGTTCCCGGACATGGACCACGAGAAGGCTATGCAGTTCATGGACGACAAGGAAGCGTTGTTCAGAAA GTTGGCACCAGGACAGTTGAAGGCCGTGGATGGGCTGCACGACCTCTGCAAGTGGATCGAAGGCCGCAACCTGAAGCGCGCGGCGGTGACGAACGCTCCCAGGGCGAACGCCGAGCTGATGCTGTCGCTGCTCGGCCTCGCCGACTTCTTCCCCGTGCTCATCATCGGCAGCGAGTGCGACCGGGCCAAGCCCTTCCCGGACCCCTACCTCAAGGCCCTCGAGCTCATCGGCGCATCGCCTGACCACACCTTCATATTCGAA GACTCCGCATCAGGGATCCGAGCTGGTGTGGCTGCAGGCGTGCCTGTGGTTGGCCTGACGACTAGGAACCCTGGGAAGGCGCTCAACGATGCAGGAGCGAGCTTGCTGATCAAAGATTTCCAGGACCCGAAGCTGCTGTCCATGCTGGAAGAGCTCAAACCCGCGACGGCGAATGGGCGCGTCTGA
- the LOC101753922 gene encoding uncharacterized protein LOC101753922 produces MATFARWLPPAAAPPAAGPAAAPAARPLARRRIPRRAATVVSPRAFGRADFDGFVRRAWQGANAGAERLAFEARQAAQRLDGRFSISRRLAEASRAARERAVEIDAELGIGRRWRSFSVDFSRNWPRYRRELNDFMATPIGRALATLFFLWLALSGWLFRIFIFGTFVLPFAAPLFLGTFANRVAIEGTCPACKRRFVGYRSQVIRCMNCQNIVWQPNNSSSGGARSSRRAEADVIDVEYEEK; encoded by the exons ATGGCGACGTTCGCGCGGTGGcttccaccagcagcagccccaCCGGCGGCtgggcccgccgccgctcctgctgcCCGCCCCCTCGCTCGCCGGCGAATCCCGCGCCGGGCCGCGACCGTGGTCTCCCCGCGCGCGTTCGGCCGCGCGGACTTCGACGGCTTCGTGCGGCGCGCGTGGCAGGGCGCCAACGCGGGCGCCGAGCGGCTCGCCTTCGAGGCGCGGCAGGCCGCGCAGCGCCTGGACGGGAGGTTCTCGATCTCCCGGAGGCTCGCGGAGGCCTCCCGTGCCGCCCGCGAGCGCGCCGTGGAGATCGACGCCGAGCTCGGCATCGGCCGGAGGTGGCGCTCCTTCTCCGTTGATTTCTCCCGCAACTGGCCCAGG TATCGGAGGGAGCTCAATGACTTCATGGCAACTCCCATCGGGAGAGCGTTAGCT ACACTGTTTTTTCTATGGCTTGCACTGTCAGGGTGGCTATTCAGAATTTTCATTTTTGGTACATTTGTGCTGCCTTTCGCTGCCCCTCTTTTCCTTGGGACCTTTGCTAACAGGGTTGCCATTGAG GGAACATGCCCAGCATGCAAAAGGCGGTTTGTGGGCTACCGCAGCCAAGTGATCCGGTGCATGAATTGCCAAAACATTGTATGGCAGCCAAATAACAGCTCCTCCGGTGGTGCTAGAAGTTCACGAAGAGCAGAAGCTGATGTGATTGATGTAGAATACGAGGAGAAGTAA
- the LOC101754319 gene encoding haloacid dehalogenase-like hydrolase domain-containing protein Sgpp isoform X1 — protein sequence MLSPRAPAPLPRRRLLSISAPSPGRIGIGNSDGISFSRGEEKKRRRISWTRSAATPADMATDSGSALTKLAPLEAILFDIDGTLCDSDPIHFCAFRELLQQIGFNGGVPITEEFYSANISGGHNDHLARSLFPDMDHEKAMQFMDDKEALFRKLAPGQLKAVDGLHDLCKWIEGRNLKRAAVTNAPRANAELMLSLLGLADFFPVLIIGSECDRAKPFPDPYLKALELIGASPDHTFIFEDSASGIRAGVAAGVPVVGLTTRNPGKALNDAGASLLIKDFQDPKLLSMLEELKPATANGRV from the exons ATGCTGTCTCCGCGTGCACCTGcccctcttcctcgccgccgcctcctctctaTATCAGCGCCGTCTCCAGGCAGAATCGGCATCGGCAACAGCGACGGTATCAGCTTCAGCagaggggaggagaagaagcGCCGCCGCATTTCTTGGACGAGGAGCGCGGCTACTCCGGCGGACATGGCGACCGACAG CGGCAGCGCCCTGACGAAGCTGGCGCCGCTGGAAGCCATCCTCTTCGACATCGACGGCACCCTCTGCGACTCCGACCCCATCCACTTCTGCGCCTTCCGCGAGCTCCTGCAGCAG ATCGGTTTCAACGGCGGTGTTCCCATCACCGAGGAGTTCTACAGCGCCAACATCAGCGGGGGCCACAATGACCACCTCGCCCGATCTCTGTTCCCGGACATGGACCACGAGAAGGCTATGCAGTTCATGGACGACAAGGAAGCGTTGTTCAGAAA GTTGGCACCAGGACAGTTGAAGGCCGTGGATGGGCTGCACGACCTCTGCAAGTGGATCGAAGGCCGCAACCTGAAGCGCGCGGCGGTGACGAACGCTCCCAGGGCGAACGCCGAGCTGATGCTGTCGCTGCTCGGCCTCGCCGACTTCTTCCCCGTGCTCATCATCGGCAGCGAGTGCGACCGGGCCAAGCCCTTCCCGGACCCCTACCTCAAGGCCCTCGAGCTCATCGGCGCATCGCCTGACCACACCTTCATATTCGAA GACTCCGCATCAGGGATCCGAGCTGGTGTGGCTGCAGGCGTGCCTGTGGTTGGCCTGACGACTAGGAACCCTGGGAAGGCGCTCAACGATGCAGGAGCGAGCTTGCTGATCAAAGATTTCCAGGACCCGAAGCTGCTGTCCATGCTGGAAGAGCTCAAACCCGCGACGGCGAATGGGCGCGTCTGA
- the LOC101754720 gene encoding VAN3-binding protein, whose translation MEHFRRGVELGMASFQRCRPLSCQMAESAPFDAQKAAMRCKEKSRRSKCCHPEEMPVIPEQAMEFLSRTWSSCSTDLFQILSPSSLGLSPEDSERDEASGDRDEDEEKRLDTVHSNGGTSQLFNQTWRVLASGKPSSRQHRHKLVQPAWLNVGNMKAMLRGFILDSVPVTGSRRRRRRDELRLHSAQAHAAVSVAQLAAAVAGIVSICDLRPVAPASDSDKRLGTVLASAAALVATVCAEAAETAGANHGRVTSAVRTGLESRSSAELLTLTATAATCLRGAAALKRRAADLRGISSSTSSNAMAMSISAGIQKGTTLRVCLPCGRVRVRTVSVFPQRGGGAGAVALRLGKKRLHGAFATYKDYVVSAVGDGGGEAVVEGRPAFPVALVTEGEGATVQLLFEHQTHCKVWKAAIEGMLAEQKLKRDGN comes from the exons ATGGAGCATTTCAGGAGAGGGGTGGAGCTTGGGATGGCCTCCTTCCAGAGATGCCGTCCGCTGTCATGTCAAATG GCAGAGAGCGCACCATTCGATGCGCAGAAGGCGGCTATGCGCTGTAAAGAGAAGTCACGGCGTTCCAAGTGCTGCCACCCCGAAGAGATGCCAGTCATCCCTGAGCAGGCCATGGAGTTCCTCTCTCGGACATGGAGCTCCTGCTCCACGGATCTCTTCCAAATACTCTCCCCCAGT AGCCTGGGATTGTCACCGGAGGACTCTGAGCGAGACGAAGCCAGTGGAGAcagagacgaagacgaagagAAGCGCCTTGACACGGTTCATTCCAACGGAGGAACGAGCCAATTGTTCAATCAGACTTGG AGAGTTCTGGCCAGTGGCAAGCCTAGCTCCAGACAGCACCGGCACAAGCTAGTCCAGCCTGCCTGG CTCAACGTTGGGAACATGAAGGCGATGCTGCGAGGGTTCATTCTGGACAGCGTGCCGGTCACCGGaagccggcggaggaggcggagggacGAGCTCCGGCTGCACTCGGCGCAGGCACACGCAGCCGTCTCGGTGGCGCAGCTCGCCGCGGCGGTCGCAGGCATCGTGTCGATCTGCGACCTGAGGCCGGTCGCCCCGGCCAGCGACAGCGACAAGAGGCTAGGCACGGTGCTCGCGTCCGCCGCGGCGCTGGTGGCCACCGTGTGCGCGGAGGCCGCGGAGACCGCCGGCGCCAACCACGGCCGCGTCACGTCAGCCGTGAGGACCGGCCTCGAGAGCCGCTCCTCCGCGGAGCTACTCACCCTCACGGCCACCGCTGCCACAT GTCTGAGGGGAGCTGCAGCGCTGAAGCGGAGGGCAGCCGACCTCAGGGggatcagcagcagcaccagcagcaacgCCATGGCTATGAGCATCAGCGCTGGAATCCAGAAGGGCACGACTCTCAGAGTCTGCCTGCCTTGTG GGAGGGTGCGGGTGAGGACGGTGTCCGTCTTCCCtcagcgaggcggcggcgccggcgcggtggcgcTGAGGCTGGGGAAGAAGCGCCTGCACGGCGCGTTCGCCACCTACAAGGACT ATGTGGTGTCGGCGgtcggagatggcggcggcgaggcggtggtggaggggcggccggcgttCCCGGTGGCGCTGGTCACGGAGGGGGAAGGGGCGACGGTGCAGCTGCTGTTCGAGCACCAGACGCACTGCAAGGTCTGGAAGGCCGCCATCGAGGGCATGCTGGCCGAGCAGAAGCTCAAGCGCGACGGGAACTGA